CATGTTGATTCCGACGGATCACACTTTTGATCCGTGCATTTAATTCTGCCAGATGAAATGGTTTCGGCAAATAATCGTCAGCTCCTAATTCCAGTCCCAGTACTTTGTCTTCCAGCGAATCTTTGGCAGAGATAATAATCACATTTTCCCGTTTGTGGAGAGCTTTCAAACGTTCGAGAAGGTCAAGACCGCTCCCGTCCGGCAGCATAATATCCAGTAAGACACAATCATAGTCGTAATCTTCTATTTTGTATAATGCACTGTTGAAGTCTCCGGCCGTTTCTACGACATAACGTTCTTTTTCCAGCGAACGTTGGATCAATTCTCTTAAAGAGGGTTCATCTTCTACAATTAATATCTTCATAAAATCTTCTCCTTTCTTTATTACTGTCTACAAAGAAAAGAGATATTTCTGAAATAAAACTGAAATGGATAAAAAAAGAGTCAGATTCTCAATTTTAAAAATCTGACTCTTTTACTATTGAAATAGATATTTTTAATAAGAACGTGCAAAAACGACGCGGCAGGCAGAAGGTTTGCCCGTTACCATACATTTTCCCGGTTCTTTATCACCTTCAACGTACGAATCGAATGGGATACAACGAATCGTTGCTTTTGTATCCTCTTTAATCTTTTCTTCAGTCTCGGTTGTTCCGTCCCAATGAGCTAGGATAAAGCCGCCTTCTTCGATTTTCTCTTTAAATTCTTCGTAAGTATCTACTGTCGTGATTTTAGAATTGCGGTAATCCAATGCTTTTTTGTAGATATTTGCTTGAATTTCTTCGAGCAGTTTCTGAACATATGTTTCGATGCCATCGCAAGTCACAGTTTCTTTTTCCAGTGTATCGCGGCGCATTACTTCCATTGTATTGTTTTCGAGGTCACGTCCTCCCATCACCAGACGAACAGGGACACCTTTCAATTCATAATCTGCGAATTTGAAGCCCGGACGTTTGTTGTCCGCATTGTCATATTTCACAGAAATGCCCAGTGCTTTCAGTTTGGCAACAATGCCTTCCACTTTCGCGTCGATTTGTTTCAGTTGCTCGTCGTTCTTATAGATAGGAACGATTACTACCTGAATCGGAGCCAGATGTGGAGGTAATACCAGACCGTTATCATCGGAATGAGTCATAATCAGAGCACCCATCAAACGGGTAGAAACACCCCATGAAGTTGCCCATACATATTCCATCTTATTTTCCTTATTCACAAACTGAACATCAAATGCCTTGGCAAAGTTCTGTCCAAGGAAATGAGATGTACCGCTTTGCAATGCTTTTCCATCCTGCATCATAGCTTCGATGGTATAGGTATCAAGTGCACCGGCAAAACGTTCGTTAGCGGATTTTACACCTTTCACTACCGGAACAGCCATGTATTTCTCAGCAAATTCGCCGTATACATTCAGCATTCTGATCGCTTCTTCCTCTGCTTCTTCGCGTGTGGCATGAGCGGTGTGTCCTTCCTGCCACAGGAATTCGGCAGTACGCAGGAAAAGACGGGTACGCATTTCCCAACGGAAAACGTTTGCCCACTGATTACAAAGAATAGGCAGGTCACGATAAGACTGAATCCAGTTTTTATATGTATTCCAGATGATTGTTTCTGATGTAGGGCGAATAATCAGTTCCTCTTCCAATTTGGCAGCAGGGTCTACTACTACGCCGGAGCCGTCTTCTGCATTTTTCAAACGGTAATGAGTCACTACGGCACATTCTTTAGCGAAACCTTCTACGTGTTCTGCTTCGCGGCTCAGGAATGATTTTGGAATTAATAATGGGAAATAAGCATTCACGTGTCCTGTTTCCTTGAACATATCGTCTAGTTGACGTTGCATCTTTTCCCAAATTGCGTATCCGTAAGGCTTAATCACCATACATCCGCGTACGGCAGACTGTTCTGCCAAATCAGCTTTTACCACCAAATCGTTGTACCACTGTGAGTAGTTTTCGCTACGTTTGGTGAGGTCTTTCAGTTCTTTTGCCATTATATTTTTCTATTTAAGTTTTCTTGGATGTTAAAACAGGGTGCAAAAATACGAAAAAGGAACGAACTGCCCTATTCTTCTCGCATTATTTTCTTTATATCGCCTTATGTGACTGATTTATCCATTTATAGTTACTATTATAGTCACTTTACTTGGTGTCATGGAAGAGTATATCTATGGATTTCACTCAGATGAAGAAATTTATTGTTATTGGACTACTATTCCTAATATTCATTTCTGCTTTACTGGGATTTTATGGTATTTATCTGATACATAAAATATCAAGAAAATGAGTTAAAAGAACTCTTGTAAAAATATAAAAACAGATAGTCATTGTCTGACTACCTGTTTTTTCAGTGGAGCGGTAAGCGAGACTCGAACTCGTGACCCTTAGCTTGGGAAGCTAGTGCTCTCTAAAGCCTTCAAAGCCTTCGGCTTCGCAGGCAACCAACTGAGCTATAATCGCTTATAATAGTTATCTTTAATAACAGATTTCCTTATAGAATCTATGGTTGAACTCTTGGTTGAACTTCTAAGTTAAATCCAAGAATGGTTAATAATTTAATTAATAATCTCTTTGCGGACTTCATCCACGTTGCAAAGGTAATGAATTATACTTATAATGCAACTATTCAACCTTTCATAGATAGGGGTATTATATTAATATATTCTGCAATAAAAGGTAGTATTGATAATGCAAAGAAACTAATTCATATTGGCTTAATGTCTGACTCTCTGTTTACAGGCTGATTAGATACATTTTATAATATGTCTGTTATACCTTGCTTTAACACTGATAGATTAATTATAATTGTTTATCAAGATAAGCCTTTAGAGCTGTACCTAACTTCTCTTCATCTTGGACTTGGTCGCTTTTAAGCATTTCGAAGGTTATATAAGTTCTATTCTCTATAATCTTATCGCTAATCTCACTACCTAATGTGACACCATTGGGGCATACACTAAAAATACTGTTCGCATATTTATCATTATTTACCCGATTAAACCGTGAGGTTGCATTGGTCTTAAAGAAGTCAAACATTGTTTGTAATTTAGGTTTGGATATATCCTTTAGTTTCCGTTCTCTATATCTGTCAAATAAGTGGGGTGTGTAAAAGCTGAATTCATCGAAATTATCTCCTGCTATCATTACTGCATATAAACCTTCAGATTTGTAATAATACATATATAAAACAAATATAAGTCCATTTCTCTTATAATCAGCCCAACCTTTACTGACAAACTGTATTACGCAGTTATTTCCTCTAGGGCTAGTAAATTCTATAGGTTTGAAGCGTATCCATTTATCAGTTTTACCCTCTTTAAGTATATAGCGTCTATACTTATTAGCCATTCCAAAACAGTCGGTTATCTTGTGTCTAATACTTCTTTCCCAATCCTTCTTAAATTCATCGGCAATCTCTTGGTACGTCATTGTTTCTACTATCATATCGAAATGTTTATATGTTAATACTTAATTAATAATATCATACGATTATTACAAAGGTAAGAATAATTCATTAATTCTAGTTTATTATACGAAACATAGAACAGTAAACATCTCTTTAATTGCAGTGCCCGATAGCTGAATTATATAAAATTTAATGCCATTTGTATTTCTACTTTTATATCCTCAAATATTATTGGAGTATTATGTTTCTTAGTATCATTACTTTCAGATGATTCTTCAAATGTTGCCTATTCTTGACTTATATCCTACGTTTCTTAGCATATCCTAGATTATAGAACTTCTTAAACATCTCCCAAATGTAGCCAATAAATCCAATTATGATGAATGGTAGGAAAGGCAGAAGAAGGCTACTCCAACCATAGCCCAACACACAACCCTACAATTACGCCTATGACATATAAGGCTGTTATAATTCCGCAACCTATCATTACCCCTCTTCCTCCTGCCGTTGCGTATTTAATTGGAGCATTAGGGGTAAAGAAATCTGGTTCTTTATTCTCTGATTGATTATTATTCATATTAGTTTATTTATAGTTACGAGATATTAGTTTAATTCTTATCTTTGTAGTAGAACTTCATAAAAGCTGCTAGTTATGGGTGTTTTATTGGTTACAGGAATTTTGAAGGAGATAACATGTTTACAAGCTGTTGCTGATGATGAAGCGTGTAAATATGGTTACGAGTCGTGGATAGCCTACTGTTATAAAACCAATATATTTACAAGATTCATTACTATATGCCCTTGCTGTAAGAAGTCATTTACTAATGACAACCCTGCTGTTGGTGGACATGTACTTGCTGAATATGGACGCCTAAATACAGAAGGTAGATTTGGTTATACCAAGTGTGTTACTCCTATCTGTAAGAAGTGTAATGACCGTTTTAAGAACAATCAAGCTTGGAAAGTATTTAAAGTCCGTGGTTATCATTTATGTCAAGTACCTAATAAGCCACCTAAACGGTAAACTTTAACATCAAAGAATATATCTTAATGATTAAATCTAATAGAACAAGAATATAGCTCGATTTCTTGTGAAGTTACTGATTATTAATCTATTAAACCAATGAATCATGTTAAAGTAAGTTACCGTTACATTTCTTGAATATCTCTTCAATCAGCTTCATAGATTCTTCTGACCTCATAGGGTCAGGAATTACTTCTCTAGAGTCTTTGATACGTTGCAATTCCGCCCTGTACTCTAACTTCTGCTTCTTAATATTAAGATAGCTCCATTTTACTCTTTTAATGTTCATAATTTACTATATCCTAATTCATTTAAAGTATAATATATTTAATGGTCCTAACAATATCATTTTAGCTATAGGATAACTTCTACCTTCCCATGTAATCTTGGTAGATTCTTTAACAAAGAAAGTGTAGTCTATTAAAAGTACACTTGATACAGCTATATGTATTATCAAATACCATTTAACAATCTTGATAATTTTATTCTTCATTTGGTTTTAGGTATAAATATCTCCTTACCATTCTCATCGTATTCTACATAACAATCAGTAAGTCCTTCTATGATGTAATCTCTTATAATGCCTAGATGTTTATCTACTTGTTTAGTTATATATTCAGCATTGTGTCCTGCTCCGAACTTCTCTTCTCCTACTACATTAACAATAATCTTATTATCTTCATTCATGTAGATAGGTCTGCACTGGTTACAAATAATGTTGATACCTTCATTTACACAATCATCATTGCCAATAGTTATTACTAACGTTGCCATAATCATTTAAGGTTTATAGTTATACTTTCCATAATGTAAAATTACTCTTTATTAGAGGATTAAACTAGCGTAAGAATGTTAAGTATTGTTGCTGAATTGTTCATCTGCTTGTTCGTCTTCTTTAGTAGATTCTACATCTTCCATAGAATCAAACCAATCTTCCCAGTCTTCCCATGTACAGAACGTATCTGCTATTATTACTTCTCCAGTTTCTAAATTTGTGTCATAACGTCTAGAAGGAGATACACATTCATGTTTCCATTTACCTATTATCTCCACATAAGGACCTTTCTTCTTTGCCATAATTATTTATTGTTATTATTCATAATCATAGGAGCTGTTGTACCAAATCCATACTTATTAAACTTCTCATAAATTCTTCTTATTAATATCAGAAAGCCATTGGACCGTGAGGCATATTTCTAAGCTCCTCTAAGCTATTAACTCCAAACATTCTACATAGTTCCTCTAAAGTGGGTATGTATATATCATCAGTGAAGCTATCTACACAAATACCCAACTCTTCCATGATGTCCATTATCTCACTTGCTGTCATTGTTTCCATACATCCAATACTCTGCTGTTATCATATTCATAGTTATTCATCTGCCTGTTCATCTAGCATATCATCATCTTCCTCTCACTCTATAAATGCCAAAAGCTCACCTGTCTTGGCATCTCTTATATATCTAATTCCAGGAGCTACATATTCAGTAACTACCTCTTTATCACCCCACCATGGTACAAATGTGTTACTCATTATCATAATTCATTCTTATTAATATAGGTTAGAAACTCATATCTGTAACTTCATCTGTACTTCCAAACTCTCCTTTACAATTATACAATTCCTTTATTTCTTCATCAGTACGTATAATACCAGTTTCATTAAGGAGTTGGAAATTACCATAATTCTCGTAAATTGGTTTAGTAAGCTCTATATCTTCATCTCTCATATCACTAAAGTCAGTAACGTACTCTACTAACTTTTTACTTGGGTCACTAAATCTGTTAGCAACTTCTTCGTCTTTATTTATCATATTAATTCATTTAAGGTTTATAGTTATTCATCTTCCTGTTCGTCTAAATCACTTGAACCGTCTGTCAAATTACTCCAATCAGTGATATATGACGTCAATTTAACTAATGGCTCTCCATTACTAATACTAGCTTTGACATTAGCTTCCATTCGTTTCCATATATCTTCTAGTTCCTGCCACTCTTCTTCTGGAAGGTCTTCCGGTTTTATTACTGGATATTTTACTTCATCATTCATTGTCATAATTGTTAATAGTAGCCGCAGTAGGAACTCCAACTG
This sequence is a window from Bacteroides thetaiotaomicron VPI-5482. Protein-coding genes within it:
- the proS gene encoding proline--tRNA ligase, with product MAKELKDLTKRSENYSQWYNDLVVKADLAEQSAVRGCMVIKPYGYAIWEKMQRQLDDMFKETGHVNAYFPLLIPKSFLSREAEHVEGFAKECAVVTHYRLKNAEDGSGVVVDPAAKLEEELIIRPTSETIIWNTYKNWIQSYRDLPILCNQWANVFRWEMRTRLFLRTAEFLWQEGHTAHATREEAEEEAIRMLNVYGEFAEKYMAVPVVKGVKSANERFAGALDTYTIEAMMQDGKALQSGTSHFLGQNFAKAFDVQFVNKENKMEYVWATSWGVSTRLMGALIMTHSDDNGLVLPPHLAPIQVVIVPIYKNDEQLKQIDAKVEGIVAKLKALGISVKYDNADNKRPGFKFADYELKGVPVRLVMGGRDLENNTMEVMRRDTLEKETVTCDGIETYVQKLLEEIQANIYKKALDYRNSKITTVDTYEEFKEKIEEGGFILAHWDGTTETEEKIKEDTKATIRCIPFDSYVEGDKEPGKCMVTGKPSACRVVFARSY
- a CDS encoding response regulator transcription factor, encoding MKILIVEDEPSLRELIQRSLEKERYVVETAGDFNSALYKIEDYDYDCVLLDIMLPDGSGLDLLERLKALHKRENVIIISAKDSLEDKVLGLELGADDYLPKPFHLAELNARIKSVIRRNQHDGEIYIRQGNVKIEPDKYRVFVNEQELELNRKEYDILLYFINRPGRLVNKNTLAESVWGDHIDQVDNFDFIYAQIKNLRKKLKDAKANIEIKAVYGFGYKLIVE